The window CAATATCCACAAACTGATTAAGCGTCTGCGTGGTAGTATTGAACCTCTTTTCATCATCAGGAGATTTGATATCTGCAATCACCAATGGTCTAGAATCCAACTGATGATCCCATGCTACGAAGAAATGTAATTTATTTTTAATGATGGGTCCACCCAATGAAAATCCGAACTGAGAAGTTGAGAAATCATTGTCTCTTTTGTTTCCTCTGATGTCATATGGACTGGAAAGCCAGTTGGTTCTTAAATATTCCCAGGCACTTCCTGAAAATTTATTGGTTCCTGATTTGGTAACAGCACTTACCGTTCCTCCTCCGCTTCTTCCCAATGTCACATCATATTGGTTGGTAGTAATTTTGAATTCACGTACTGCTTCAATGGAGATAGAAAAAGGGGCGCCGCTTCGGCTGGTAGTAGATCCTGCAGAAGTTGGATTTTTTGCAGTCATCCCGTCAATGGTAAAGTTGGTAGAAGACCCTAACTGTCCGGAAAGGTTTCCGCCTTTTCCACTTAACGGTGACAGTTCAGCAAGGTTGGTAAAGTTTCGTCCGTTCACCGGAAGCATGCTGATATTTTTTGCAGAGATTGCCGTTGCTGCTCCAAGGTTTCCGATTTTGTTTTTAAGGTTTCCGGTAATTTTTACTTCTTCAATGGTCTTTTCGTTCCCCAGATCCATATTTACAGTAACCTGATCTCCGAAGTTCACATTGTAACCTTCTTTTTTATCATCGTTTACAATAACTGTATAAGGGCCTCCAAGAGGAATTTCCTTAAAAATATACTCCCCTTTTGAGTTGGTTTCCGTTTCCGTTCTGAACCCTGTAGATTCATTCACGATCGTTACTTTCACTTTTTCCTGAGCCGTACTTCCCGGCCCGGTAACTTTCCCTACAATAGAAGCCTGCGTGGTCTGTGCATACGCCATTGTCCCAAGCCCTAAAAACAATAATCCCAGTACAATCTTTACTTTTTTCATTTCTTCCGAAGATCTTTATGATTAATTTTTTGATGTTCGCCAGGAAACCTCTTTGATTTTCATGCTAATAGATGATGTTGAGGTTTCTTTCAATCAGATGTGCAAAGGTATTTTGACTTTAAGGGCGGGGTGTTTAAGAAAGCTTTAACATTTTTTTAATTAAATCAGAACGTTATGTTAAATTACTTTAAACATATGTTTTATTTCCTACACAATCAGTTCGTTAAGGCATATTACGCATTCTTAATTTTCCTGTACTATTTAATTCTGTTATTTTTTAAATGCAATTACTTTAGTTATTTTTGCTCAAAAGATAGAAAACCAATGTCTGAAAACATTCAACAAAAGATAGAACAGCTCCGCAAAGAGCTTCACCAGCATAATGAAAATTATTATCAACTGGATACACCCACCATTACGGATTTTGAATTCGACATGCTTCTGCAGGAGCTACAAGATCTGGAGGCCAAGTACCCGGAATTCTATGATGAGAACTCTCCTACTGTACGCGTAGGCGGTGGTGTTACCAAAGTTTTCCCTACTATTCAGCATAAATTCAGAATGTACTCACTGGATAATTCTTATGATTTTGACGACCTGGAAGACTGGGAAAAAAGAATTATCAAAACCATTGAAGATCCTGTAGAATTTGTTGCTGAACTAAAGTATGACGGTGCTTCCATTTCTATTCTTTATGAAAACGGAAAGCTCTCGCAGGCAGTTACCCGTGGGGATGGCTTCCAGGGAGATGAAATCACTCCGAATGTACGTACCATTTCAGATATTCCTTTGACTTTAAAAGGTGATTTCCCAGCTCAGTTTTTTATGCGTGGAGAAATTTATCTGACCCGAAAAAACTTTGATAAAATCAATAAACTGCGTGAGGAAGAAGGTCTTGATCCCTTCATGAACCCAAGAAATACAGCCAGTGGAAGTTTGAAAATGCAGGACAGCGCTGAGGTAAGGAAGCGCGGACTTTCTTCTGTACTGTATCAGTTTATCTCAGAAGATATTCCTGCGGAAACGCATTGGGAACTGCTTCAGAAAGCCCAAAGCTGGGGATTCAAAACCTCTCAGCAGGCCAAATTGTGCAAAACGATGGCTGAGGTACAGGAATTTATCACGTTCTGGGATACGGAACGTCATAACCTGCCATTTGAAATTGATGGGATTGTTTTAAAAGTGAATTCATTACAGCAGCAGAGACAGCTTGGTTATACCGCCAAATCTCCCCGTTGGGCAATGGCTTATAAATTTAAAGCTGAAAAGGTAGAAACAGAACTTCAGAGTGTTTCTTATCAGGTGGGAAGAACGGGTGCCATTACTCCGGTTGCTAACCTTAAACCTGTTTTATTAGCCGGAACTATCGTAAAAAGAGCTTCTCTGCATAATGAGGATATCATCAAAAAACTGGATCTTCATGAACATGATTTCGTGTATGTAGAAAAAGGAGGTGAAATTATTCCAAAAATCGTAGGCGTAAACACAGATAAAAGGACAGAGGAGAGCAAAGAAATTGAATACATCAAACATTGTCCTGAATGCGGAACAGAACTGGTAAAAATTGAAGATCAGGCCATTCATTTCTGTCCGAATGAACTTCACTGTCCGCCACAGGTAGTTGGAAGAATGATCCACTATGTTTCCAGAAAAGCTTTGAATATTGACAATCTTGGAAGTGAAACCATTGAACAGCTGTACAGAGAAAAACTGATTGAAAATCCTGCAGATTTCTATGTTCTGACAAAAGAACAGCTTCTTCCGCTGGAAAGAATGGCTGAGAAATCTGCTCAGAATATCATTTCAGGAATTGAGAAATCCAAAGAAATTCCTTTTGAGAAAGTTTTATACGGAATCGGAATTAAGCATGTGGGGGAAACAGTTGCTAAGAAACTTGTCAAAAACTTCCCAACGGTTGAGGAACTAAAGAATGCAACTGTAGAAGAGCTTTGTCAGGTAGAAGATATCGGTGCCAAGATTGCGGTAAGCATTGTTGAGTTCTTCCAGAATTCTGAAAACGTGTTGATGATCGAACGTTTAAAATCTTACGGAGTACAGCTTGAAAAAGGAGAAAGCACAAATGAAGTATTATCCAACGTTCTGGAAGGGAAAACGTTCCTTTTCACCGGAAAATTATCATTATTCACCAGAGAAGCAGCTGAGGAAATGGTAGAAAAGCATGGCGGAAAAAACATTTCTGCGGTTTCTAAAAACCTCAACTATCTTGTTGTAGGTGAAAAGGCAGGAAGCAAGCTGAAAAAAGCTCAGGATATAGGAACCATTCATATTCTGGATGAGCAGCAATTTTTGGATCTGATTGAGAAACAATAAGTTTAAATAATATTTTCACAAAAAAACCATTGATTTTTTTCAATGGTTTTTTTATATTCTGTGAACATACTCAATGTTTTACTTAAAAACAATAAGGGTATATGGAACACTTTCCCCTGCTTTAGGCAAGATCAACCTGATATGCTCCTTATTCCTGTAGTAATCTGTGTAAGGCTCTTTGGTAATAATCTTCCCTTTCTCAGTTTCTTTATATCCGGCTGTCAATATCAGTTTAAGATATTGATCATATTCTTTTTTATCTTTAAACTCAAATTCAATTCTATCTTCTGATTTTTCTTCTTTGTATTCAAACTTTCCGATTTTCGAGGTGTAGTCAGCGGAATCATATTCGGTTAAAAGAAATCCTAAACCTTCTGTTCTGTCATAAAATTTGAACTGAAGCTGTTTCATTTCCTTTTTAAACTCATCCATGGTAAGTTTATTGAACCCCTTAAGCTGTTCTAATGTGAAAGTCTGTGCAGAGACCTGAATACCTAGTAAAACTGAAAATAATAAGAGTCCTAAAGTTTTCCTCATTTCTATTTTTGTCGCAAATATAAAATAATCCTTATGAAACCGGCAGTCTGAAATAAAATGTACTTCCATTATTCAGAGAACTCTTCACTCCTATTTCTCCGTGTTGCTTTTCAATGAAATTTTTTGAAATGGCCAGGCCTAAGCCCGTTCCGTTCTGATGCTCTCCGGGAACCTGAAAATAGCGGTCAAAGATCTGGCGGTGGTATTTTTCATCAATTCCGCTTCCGGTATCAATAATACTGAACTGAATAAACGAGTTCAGTTTTTCAACTACAATCTTGATATTTTCGTCCTGAAAAGAGTGCTTTACCGCATTGGTCAGGAAATTATTCATCACCCAGACTGTTTTATCAAAATCTGCGTTTACAGCATCACTTTCTTCCAGAAGATATTCTGTACTGATGGCAATATTTTTCTGCTCAGCCAGTTTTTCAACATTCTTTACAGCAGTCTGTACAATTTCTTTCGGAGAACATTTTTCAACCGTCAGTCTGATATTTCCGGATTCTACCTGAGAAAGATTAAGCAATTCTCCTGTGATATCCAATAACCGCTGTCCGTCTTCATTGATACTTTTCAGTAATTCCTGCTGCTGCTCGTTCAGTTCTCCGAATTTTTGGTTTCCAAGGAGCTGAACCCCCATTTTGATGGCTGAAATTGGTGTTTTCAATTCATGGGAAATCGTTGCAATAAAGTTGGTTTTAGCAAAATCCAGTTCTTTAAAAGGGGTAATATTTCTCAGCAAAATTACCTTTCCGATATATTTCTTTTCTTTTTCGCCTGTTTTTACAATATTGATAGGAATAATATCCTGTTCAAAATAATTTTCCTTGTTATCACGGACAATCTTAATCGGATCTTTTACCGGGTGGTCAACATTTTTTAACAGTTCACGTATCAGATCATTGTTAATTGCTACTTCATGGGCCGTTTTTCCAATAATTTCTTCTTTATGTAGGTTTGTTATCTTCAGTGCTTCATCATTGATCATATAGATAAAATGATTCTCATCAAGGCCAATCACAGCATCATGCATATTGTTGACCAATGTTTCGATACGTTTTTTATCCATCAGCTGTTTGGAAAGTGTACTGCTTTCGTACTCCTGAAGTTTTTCCGCCATAGTATTGAATGAATCTGCCAGACTGCTGAACTCTTCACTTCCTTTGAAATGCACCCTCTCATTATAGTTTTTATCAGCAATCTGTTTGATACTGAAGGTCAATTGATTGATAGGCTCTGCAATGGTTTGGGGTAAATTGAAAAGCAGGATAAAAGCAATCAGAAAACATACGGTTCCCAAACTTACAATCCAGAAAGTGGCATTTTCTGCTGTAATGATCGCGATATCACTCTTCCGTTCTATACCTTTCATATTCAAAGACATGATCTTAGCCAGATCTTCACGGATGAGTTTTTCTTTATTGATATCCGGTGCTTTCAGATAACTGCTGAAATGCATATTGAGGTTTTGAGTGGCTTCTCTTTCTCCAAATTCTGTAAGGTTTTTTTCCTGCAGCTTATTATTTTTTCGAAAATCTGCTATCGCAACAGTACTATCAATACTGATGTTATCCAGCGCCAGAAGCATGTTTTTGGAAAACTCCAGACTGTTGTAATTGGCCGTAAGGATCTTTTCAGTATCGGATTTTAATTTATTAATATATACAGAACCTATCACTGAAAGCAGAACGATCAGCAGAAATAAAAGGCCAACGCCTAAGGTAAGTTTCGTTTTAAGTTTCATTATTTTTATGATAAAATAATAATATCTATCTGTCTTTCATTCAGCCTGTTCATGAGGGTATAGATCCAGCTGTACCCCAGCATCCGCTGCCAGAAACTGGCGTGAGGTTTACCAATGCAGACCGTTGTGATATTATGAGCAATCACATATTCCAGGATTCCGTTATGAACACTGCTTTCTTTGATGCGGACAACTTTGGCACCTAATTCCTGTGCTAAATTAAAATTATTAATTAAATACCGCTGTTTATCGAGTGCAATTTTTTCCGGATTTTCGGAAGGTTTCTGAACATACAAAACAGTCCATGGACTGTTATAATAACTGGCTAATCTTGCTGTTTTCCGGATAATTGTTTTAGCAATTTTCTCGTTGCTGCTGATGCAGGCCAGGAATTTTATGGGTTTAAAATTTTCAGTTTTGATCTCAGTTTCCACCTTCCTTTCCACATGAGTGGCCACTTCTTTTAAAGCTAATTCACGAAGCTGGAGAATATGCCCGCTTTGGAAGAAATTACTGAGTGCGGTCTGAATTTTCTCCTTTTTATAGATTTTTCCTTCTTTTAAGCGCGTCAGCAGTTCATCCGCAGTAAGGTCGATATTGACAACTTCATCGGCTAGAGCCAGTATCTTATCCGGAACCCGTTCTGCCACTTCTACTCCTGTGATTTTCTTGACTTCTTCATTCAGGCTTTCAATATGCTGAATATTCATGGCACTGATGACATTGATCCCGTTATCAAGGATTTCCAGCACATCCTGCCATCTTTTTTTATTTTTAGAACCTTCTACATTAGTATGAGCAAGTTCGTCCACCAAAACCACTTCAGGATGTTCATTAATGATAGCCTGAAGATCCATTTCTTCAAGATTTTTTCCTTTATAAAAGACCGATTTTCTTTCAACCTCAGGTAGTCCTTCTGCCAGCTCCACGGTTTCTTCCCGGCCATGGGTTTCTATATAGCCTATCTTTACATCAATGCCATTTCGCAAAAGGGAATGTGCTTCCTGAAGCATACGGAAGGTTTTTCCTACACCTGCACTCATCCCGATATAAATTTTGAATTTTCCTTTACGGGATTTCTGGATAAGTTCTAAAAAATCTTTTGCTGATGACATTGATTTTATTCTTTTTAATTTTACTTTAAACACTTTTCACTGTGGTTAAGCTGATTACTAAAACCAGGCTGAAAGACTTGTTGTAATGAAGAAATTTCCTTTTCTGAATTCATCGTTTTTCGCAAAAATGGCATCTTTAGCAGTAAAACCTCTTGCCTCTGTGCGGAAAACCACATTTTTAAAGATCGCATAATCTACATTGAGAGAATATCCAAAAGTCTGAAATCCATTGGGAGTTTCTGTATTGATAATCACACCGTTCTTATCATTGTAATATTCTAATCTTCCTGCCAATGCCCATTTGTTGTCTAATTGATATTTCATTAATACATTTGGGCTGTACCAGATATTATACTGTTCGCTTCCTTTTGACTTCTGTTCTGCTCCGATATCAAATCCTAATACTGCAGAAAACTGATCTGTTAGCTGAAAGCTTCCATACAAATCATGGAAATAGCGCATTCTTTTATCTTCTTTAGCTTTATCATTCCCGATAAATGAGCTGCTGTTCAGGGTAATTTTATCATTGGGTTTATAGGTCACCTGATGTCCGAAAGAAATACTCTGGTTTCCTTCCGGTTTTGCAATTCTCTGCCAGCCATTCAGTATTAATCCGCTTAAAAACCATTTCCCATTATCTGAGGTGTAAGAAATTTTGGCACCTGTTTCAAAATAGGGAGAGTTTTCTGCAGCAAAACTTCTGGTAAGATTGATATTATCTTTTCCTATAGCACTTTCCCAGCCGATATGAGACGGCATGATCCCTGCATCAATCCACAGGTTTTTATTTTTAGAAATTTTGATCCCGATATTGGCTTCGTTGACATAGCGCAGTGCATTCTGCTCAGCAGCCATATTATCCTGTGCATAAGTTCCAGCCATTAAAGCTACATTGGCCCGTAGATTTTCACTCTGATAGTTCGCTTTAACCAATCCAAGATTAAGATTCATTTCATTATGTCTGTTATATGAGTATAAAAAGTTTTGGCGCATATGATTGCCCGGCTCATTAAAATCATAAGTATAAAAGAGTTCTGCATAAGCAGAAAATGTCACTTTATTCTCTGTTTTCAATGAATCTGATGATTGTGCTTTGGCTAAAAATAGTCCTGATAGCACACATATAGCTAGATATTTTTTCACTATTATTAAGGTATGTTAATCATGTCAAAGTTTAAAACCTTAACATGATTATCGATTATTAAATTTATTATTTTAATTGATCCAAAGCGATATTAAGCTTCAGAACATTTACTTTTGATGGTCCGAAAAGTCCTAAGAAAGGCTTTTCTGTCTGATTATTAATTAAGCTTTTAACTTGCTCTTCTGAAATATTTCTCACTTTTGCAATTCTCCTTGCCTGATACAATGCTCCTTCTTCAGAAATATCCGGATCCAGCCCACTTCCACTGGCAGTTACCAGCTCTACAGGGACTTTCACACCTCCCATTTCAGGATTGTCCATTTTTAAAGTGTCAATTCTTTTCTGTACAATTTCCAGATATTCCTTGTTGCTTGGACCTTTGTTGCTCCCTCCACTTCCTGCTGCATTATAATTGACAGAGGAAGGACGGCCGTGAAAGTATTTTTCAGATTTAAATTCCTGCCCGATATTGGCATAGAACTTCTGCCCTTTATTGTAAACGATTTCTCCGTTTCCTTTGTTCGGAAGTATTCTAGAACCTGCGTATACAACTGCCAGATAAATACCTGTAACCACCAGCATTACAACAGTTAATCTGAATGCTGAGACAATATGATTTTTCATTTTTTAAATTTTAATAGAATAAACTGATTACCAGATCAATGATTTTGATTCCAATAAACGGAACAATTACTCCGCCAAGGCCGTAGATCAAAAGGTTTCTTCTCAGTAATGCGCTTGCGCCAATTGGTTTGTAAGCCACTCCTTTCAACGCCAGCGGAATCAGGAACGGAATAATTACCGCATTGAAAATAACCGCTGATAATATGGCTGTTTCCGGACTGTGAAGGTTCATAATATTCAACTTCTGAAGAGAAGGAATAAAAGTGATAAAGAGCGCCGGAATAATGGCAAAATACTTAGCAACGTCGTTCGCAATACTGAAAGTCGTCAAGGTTCCTCTTGTCATTAGCAGCTGCTTCCCGATCTCCACAATTTCGATTAGTTTTGTCGGGTCATTATCAAGATCTACCATGTTACCGGCTTCCTTAGCAGCCTGTGTTCCGCTGTTCATCGCTACACCTACATCTGCCTGGGCCAGTGCCGGAGCATCATTGGTACCATCTCCCATCATGGCAACCAGCTTACCTTCCTGCTGTTCCTTTTTAATGTAATTCATCTTATCTTCAGGTTTGGCTTCGGCGATAAAATCGTCTACTCCTGCTTTTTCTGCGATAAATTTTGCTGTCAAAGGATTATCTCCGGTTACCATTACCGTTTTCACGCCCATTTTTCTCAGTCTCTGGAAACGTTCCTGAATTCCGGTTTTGATGATATCCTGAAGTTCAATAACGCCCCATACTTTTTCATTTACGGCTACTACCAAAGGTGTTCCTCCGTTTTCAGAAATTTTGGTCACCGCATCCTGGGTTTCCTGTGGGAAGATATTCCCGGCTTTTTCAGTCAGTTTTTTTATAGTGTCATAAGCTCCTTTACGGATTCTTGTGTCGTCAAAATCAATCCCTGAAGTTCTGGTTTCCGCTGTAAAATCAATATAAGTAGGATTAGGAACCAATAAATCCTCAGATTTCAAAGCGCTTAGTTCAATGATGGATTTCCCTTCAGGTGTTTCATCGGCTACAGAACTTAATGCAGAAGCTTTAATGAATTCTTCAAGCTGAATTCCATTAGAAGGATGAAATTGAGTTGCCTTACGGTTTCCAATAGTGATTGTTCCCGTTTTATCAAGCAGCAGAACATCAATATCTCCTGCTGTTTCTACAGCTTTACCGCTTTTGGTAATCACATTCGCTCTCAATGCTCTGTCCATCCCCGCAATCCCGATTGCAGAAAGCAGACCGCCGATGGTTGTCGGAATAAGACAAACGAAAAGAGATATAAATGCCGCAATAGTAATCGGAGTCTGCGCATAGTCTGCAAAAGGCTTTAAAGTGAGGGTAACAATAATAAATGTAAGGGTAAATCCTGCTAAAAGTATAGTTAATGCGATTTCGTTAGGTGTTTTCTGTCTTGATGCTCCTTCTACAAGGGCAATCATTTTATCTAAGAAGGATTCTCCTGGCTTTGTAGTTACTTTTACTTTAATTCTGTCTGAAAGTACTTTCGTTCCGCCTGTTACAGAGCTTTTGTCTCCTCCTGCTTCACGGATTACCGGTGCACTTTCTCCTGTAATTGCAGACTCATCAATGGTTGCAAGACCTTCAATAATCTCACCATCCATAGGAATCTGATCTCCGGCTTCACAAAGGAAAATATCGCCTAATGTCATTTCTGCAGACATCTTCAGTCTTGTTTCAACCTGAAATCCTGGTTTGTTATCAAGCACTAATTTAGCTGGAGTTTCTTCCCTTGTTTTTCTAAGGGTATCAGCCTGTGCTTTTCCTCTTGCCTCTGCAATAGCCTCTGCAAAATTGGCAAACAGAACAGTGAAAAATAAAATAATAAATACTAAAAAGTTATAGGAAAAGCTTCCCTGGGTTTTATCACCAGTAAGACTGAACATGCTTACGATAAACATGACAATAGTTCCGATCTCCACCAGGAACATTACCGGATTTTTAAACATAATTTTCGGATTCAGCTTTACGAAGGACTGTTTGATCGCTTCGTTTACCAAATCTCTCTGAAACAATGTTTGTGACTGATTTTTCATTTTTTTGAAAGAGTTTATATCATTGTAAATCAATAATAACCATCAAGGTATACCAAATAATAAGGAGAGATATGGATAATATAAGTGAACGTTTCAGTAAGTGTAAGACTAGCTTTCTCCAACTTTCCGGCTTCCTTAATGGTTGAATATTGATTCTAATTTTTAATGTTCACATTTTTATTTTGAGAAATACTGAATCTGCTCTGCAATAGGACCTAGGGTCAATGCAGGAAAGAAAGACAGTGCTGCAATCAGTAAAATCACCGCCAGGGTCATAAATCCGAAAGTTGCCGTATCTGTTTTCAGTGTTCCTGAACTTTCAGGGATATATTTCTTCTGTGCTAATAGTCCTGCAATCGCTACCGGGCCTATAATCGGGATGAATCTTGAAAGTAACAGTACAATTCCTGTTGAGATATTCCACCAGGGTGTATTATCTCCAAGTCCTTCAAATCCGGATCCGTTATTCGCCGCAGAAGAGGTAAATTCGTAAAGCATTTCACTGAAACCATGGAAACCTGGGTTATTCAATGTTTTTGTTCCAAATTCCGGTAAATAAGCTGTTAAAGCTGTTCCTGCAAGAATTAAGAAAGGGTGAAACAAAGCCACAATCATCGCGATCTTCATCTCTTTGGCTTCAATCTTTTTCCCCATAAATTCAGGAGTCCTTCCTACCATCAGACCACTGATAAACACGGCCAGAATGATAAAGATGAAATAGTTCAGAATTCCGACTCCGCAGCCTCCGTAGAAGCAGTTGATCATCATGGCAAGCAGCTCATTCATCCCCGAAAGAGGCATTGTACTGTCATGCATAGAATTCACAGATCCCGTAGAAATAACTGTGGTTGCAATACTCCAATAGCCGGATGAAGCACTTCCGAAGCGTATTTCTTTGCCTTCCATCGCTCCCAGGCTGCTATCGGCTCCCATTTGTGTAATCAAAGGATTACCACCTGTTTCATTCACAACATTCGGAACGGTAAGAGCAAGAAAACCGACTGTCATCACAGTAAAGATTACCCATGACAGCTTTCTTTTATTCAGATAAAAACCAAGGGCAAATACCAATGCAAAAGGAATAATCATTTGAGTAACCATTTCTGTCATATTGGTGATATAATTAGGATTTTCAAGCGGATGTGCTGAGTTCGCTCCGAAAAATCCACCTCCATTAGTTCCTAAGTGTTTGATCGCTACAAATGCAGATACAGGACCTCTGGAAACATCAGCTTTCTGACCTTCCAATGTGATGATATGATCTTTTCCTTCAAAAGTCATCGGACTTCCGTTGATAGAAAGAATTAAAGCAACAATTACACTGATAGGAACCAGGATTCTGATCATTGATTTTGTGAAATAATCATAAAAGTTACCTAATTCTGTACTTGTTTTTTCTTTAAAAGCTTTGAAAAGAACCGCCATTGCCGCCATACCTGTTGCTGCTGTTACAAACTGTAAAAACATCAGATAAAGCTGGCTCAGATAACTTACTCCTGTTTCTCCCGAATAATGCTGCAAATTACAGTTGACTAAGAATGAAATGGTTGTATTAAAAGCCAGGTCGGGTGACATATTCGGGTTTCCATCAGGATTTAAAGGAAGCCAGGCCTGATTCAGTAAAAGAAGAAAACCTATGATGAACCAGATCAGATTGATCGCCAGCATGGCATACATATTCTGTTTCCAGTTCATCTGGCGGGCAGGATTAATTCCCGATATTTTATAAATTAACTTTTCAATGGGTTCAAAAACCGGATCAAGAAAAGTTTTTTTGTATCCATAAACATTAGCTATGTATTTACCTAAAAATATTCCGATAACTAACGTGACAGCAAAGATTGCTATAATGCCTAAAATTTCTGTATTCATGACCAATTAAAATTTTTCAGGTTTAATTAAAACATAACAGATATACACAAAGGCAAGTATTGAGAGGAAAAATAAACTCCACATAATTTATATTCTATCAAAAAATTCAACTGATTTATATAAAAGCCAAAACAACACTGCAAAAAGCAGAATTAAACTTATAAGCATCATATCTTAATCATTAGGGTTAAAAGAGTCAACAATACATACGATACAATCAGCAAACTCAAAGTTGAATGCTCCCGTTTTTTAAACGTTTTTCTTGAAATTGTCATTTTTAAATATTTTATTCAAGGACTATATGCCAAAAGAAAGTCCATTTTGAATAAAAAACATTCAAATCATTAAATAACAACACATTACAGCAAGGCAACAATTGTTATAAAACAACAAAAGCCTATCAAAATGATAGGCTCTTTATTAAAATGATAAAAAATTTATTTCAATCCGTATTCTTCAAGCTTTCTGTACAGTGTGGCAATACCAATCTCAAGTAATCGGGCTGCTTCTGCCTTATTTCCTTTTGTGTACTGTAGTACTTTCTGTATATGTATTTTCTCCAGCGAACGAATGCTCAATGAATCACTTTCCGGAGCTGCTTTTTCAGAATAATGAGGAAGGCTATCAGCATCAAGAATATTATTATCCATTAAAATCAAACTCCGCTCTACGGCATTTCTCAGCTCACGGATGTTTCCTTTCCAGTCATTTATCCCCAGAGCTTTATAATAGTCCGGACTTACCTGAACAGAAGACAAGTGAAGTTTGTGAGAAAAAAGATCAATAAAGTTCTTCGCAAGTACCTTCAGATCTTCTTTTCTATTACGCAGAGGCGGAAGACTGATTTCAAATACATTCAATCTGAAATAAAGGTCTTCTCTGAAGTTTCCATGCTTTATTTCATCTTCAAGATTTCTGTTAGTTGCTGCTATTAATCTGAAATCTGACTTTGAAACTTTCGTCTCACCCATTTTGATAAATTCTCTGGTTTCCAAAACCCTGAGCAACTTAGCCTGAAGTTCTATCGGCATCTCACCAATTTCATCCAGAAATAGTGTTCCTCCATTAGCTTCTTCAATCAGTCCTTTTTTATCTTTCACAGCACCAGTAAAAGCCCCTTGTTTATGACCAAAAAGCTCACTTTCCAGAATCTCCTTACTAAATGCTGAACAGTTAATTGCCACAAAGCTATTTTTCTTTCTGTCACTCCCTTCATGAATAGCACTGGCAAAGACTTCTTTACCCGTTCCTGTTTCTCCCGTAAGAAGAACGGCTGCATCTGTTAAAGCCACTTTTTCTGCCAACTTTTTAGCCTGCAGAATTAAAGGTGATTTACCAATAATCTGATCAAAACCTTTGGTAACAACCTGCTGAACCATTCTTGACTTGTTATCTTTTACCTTATCAAGAACTTTATACACCAATGGGAT of the Chryseobacterium viscerum genome contains:
- the kdpC gene encoding potassium-transporting ATPase subunit KdpC, encoding MKNHIVSAFRLTVVMLVVTGIYLAVVYAGSRILPNKGNGEIVYNKGQKFYANIGQEFKSEKYFHGRPSSVNYNAAGSGGSNKGPSNKEYLEIVQKRIDTLKMDNPEMGGVKVPVELVTASGSGLDPDISEEGALYQARRIAKVRNISEEQVKSLINNQTEKPFLGLFGPSKVNVLKLNIALDQLK
- the kdpB gene encoding potassium-transporting ATPase subunit KdpB: MKNQSQTLFQRDLVNEAIKQSFVKLNPKIMFKNPVMFLVEIGTIVMFIVSMFSLTGDKTQGSFSYNFLVFIILFFTVLFANFAEAIAEARGKAQADTLRKTREETPAKLVLDNKPGFQVETRLKMSAEMTLGDIFLCEAGDQIPMDGEIIEGLATIDESAITGESAPVIREAGGDKSSVTGGTKVLSDRIKVKVTTKPGESFLDKMIALVEGASRQKTPNEIALTILLAGFTLTFIIVTLTLKPFADYAQTPITIAAFISLFVCLIPTTIGGLLSAIGIAGMDRALRANVITKSGKAVETAGDIDVLLLDKTGTITIGNRKATQFHPSNGIQLEEFIKASALSSVADETPEGKSIIELSALKSEDLLVPNPTYIDFTAETRTSGIDFDDTRIRKGAYDTIKKLTEKAGNIFPQETQDAVTKISENGGTPLVVAVNEKVWGVIELQDIIKTGIQERFQRLRKMGVKTVMVTGDNPLTAKFIAEKAGVDDFIAEAKPEDKMNYIKKEQQEGKLVAMMGDGTNDAPALAQADVGVAMNSGTQAAKEAGNMVDLDNDPTKLIEIVEIGKQLLMTRGTLTTFSIANDVAKYFAIIPALFITFIPSLQKLNIMNLHSPETAILSAVIFNAVIIPFLIPLALKGVAYKPIGASALLRRNLLIYGLGGVIVPFIGIKIIDLVISLFY
- the kdpA gene encoding potassium-transporting ATPase subunit KdpA, with protein sequence MNTEILGIIAIFAVTLVIGIFLGKYIANVYGYKKTFLDPVFEPIEKLIYKISGINPARQMNWKQNMYAMLAINLIWFIIGFLLLLNQAWLPLNPDGNPNMSPDLAFNTTISFLVNCNLQHYSGETGVSYLSQLYLMFLQFVTAATGMAAMAVLFKAFKEKTSTELGNFYDYFTKSMIRILVPISVIVALILSINGSPMTFEGKDHIITLEGQKADVSRGPVSAFVAIKHLGTNGGGFFGANSAHPLENPNYITNMTEMVTQMIIPFALVFALGFYLNKRKLSWVIFTVMTVGFLALTVPNVVNETGGNPLITQMGADSSLGAMEGKEIRFGSASSGYWSIATTVISTGSVNSMHDSTMPLSGMNELLAMMINCFYGGCGVGILNYFIFIILAVFISGLMVGRTPEFMGKKIEAKEMKIAMIVALFHPFLILAGTALTAYLPEFGTKTLNNPGFHGFSEMLYEFTSSAANNGSGFEGLGDNTPWWNISTGIVLLLSRFIPIIGPVAIAGLLAQKKYIPESSGTLKTDTATFGFMTLAVILLIAALSFFPALTLGPIAEQIQYFSK
- a CDS encoding potassium-transporting ATPase subunit F, whose product is MWSLFFLSILAFVYICYVLIKPEKF
- a CDS encoding sigma-54-dependent transcriptional regulator, producing MSGNILIIDDEIKLLKLLGMILSQENFNVKEASTARSAMTMLEQYDFDVVLSDVRLPDAFGVELVKSIKTKYPQLEIILMTAFGNITDAVQAMKNGAYDYLVKGDDNEKIIPLVYKVLDKVKDNKSRMVQQVVTKGFDQIIGKSPLILQAKKLAEKVALTDAAVLLTGETGTGKEVFASAIHEGSDRKKNSFVAINCSAFSKEILESELFGHKQGAFTGAVKDKKGLIEEANGGTLFLDEIGEMPIELQAKLLRVLETREFIKMGETKVSKSDFRLIAATNRNLEDEIKHGNFREDLYFRLNVFEISLPPLRNRKEDLKVLAKNFIDLFSHKLHLSSVQVSPDYYKALGINDWKGNIRELRNAVERSLILMDNNILDADSLPHYSEKAAPESDSLSIRSLEKIHIQKVLQYTKGNKAEAARLLEIGIATLYRKLEEYGLK